The following nucleotide sequence is from Azospirillum brasilense.
CCCTCGCGCGTCAGCAGAAGTCCCAAACGCCGATAGCCGAACTGGCGCCGCTCAGCCGCCAGTTCTTGCAGCCGAGCCCGGAACGGCGCGTCATCGGGATGCCAGGAGCAGTAGCGGACTGACGAGCGGTCCTCTCCAAGAATGGCGCACGCCCGCCGCAAGCGTCACCATTTCTTGCGGCCAAGTCCTTGAGCAACGCGTATCGAGCATCACTTCGGCCAGCAAGCGCTTTAGGCGGGCATTCTCGTCTTCCAGTGTCTTCAGGTCTTTGGCTTCCGACACCTCCAACCCGCCGGACTTCGCTTTCCACGGGAAGAATGTAGCCTCGCTGATGCCGAGCTTGCGGCAGGTTTCCGCCGTCGGTCTGCCGGCCTCCTGCTCGCGCAAGGTCCCGATGATCTTCAGACCGGAGGAGCTTCAGGGGAGCAGGTCAGCACCCTTCGCTCATCCACGGTCTGACCACCTGTAACTCTGCCCAAATCTCAAACCTTCTCCATCGAGCGTGGCGGAATGAGTCTGCAGAGCCGTTATACCGACTCGATAGCCCAACGTATCCGTCGGCCATCTGGCGGTTCGGGGAGGTATCCTTCGAGAGCCTCAACGTCTCTGCGAGAGTTGACCAGCAATGCAAAAGGTCCCTTGGAGCTTCCTGTGTCCCTTACTACGCGATTGAGCAGTTCAAAGACAGAACGGCGAAGCAACCATCGAGCTGCTTGGTCTGCTGGATCGTTTAGGTTTAGTGGTTCGTGCAAATAAGAAGCTCCGCAGCTAACGAAAAGTGCGTAGGCCCGGTTGCGGTCCATTGTAACCAAGTCAAAATATGGAAAGGGACGCAGATCGATGACGGCCCGCGGTCGCAAGGCACTCAGAGCGTTCCTGAACGTATTGCCATGCAATTCGTTCATTGGACAGCATAAGAGCCGACCTGGGGCGTCGGGATCGAATAAGGGAAGCTGGACTGGCGAAACATATGGGTCGGGACCAGCCGAAGCGGCGTTGGTCACCGGAGTGCCGTTTTCCGTCACCAGCCTGATAGCTGCTCTGTGCATGGTCAAAATGCCTCGGAGAGCTCCGCCTCTAGCTTCGTATAAGGTACTTGGAAAAGGTCCCAAGGACCACCCCAATCCGGTGTGCCAAGCTGCATATCTCCAGTGGTCTTGTCCTTGTAGTCTCGATCCTTAAGGAAGGCTCGGGCGTACATCCGTGGAGCGACGCCGGTGAAGGGACGGAAGAGAACCCGAGCGTGTTCCGCCTCACGGGCCTCCTTAGCCGTTTGCTCGTCATCAATCTCCTGACGCGCCAGAGCGCGCGATGGGACTGCCCAGCCTACCTCCGTGGTCACAATGGAGTCACTATGAAGGTGCATTGCGCGGCTTTTGGGATAGGGTTCGATGTATTGCACCTCATCAATGCCCGCTGTGACAATATGTCGGGCGCAGTAATGGCAGGGGAATGTTGTCACAAACAGTCGGCAGCCAACCGGGGAAACACCAACGCGAGCAGCCGAAAGGATGGCGTCCATTTCTGCATGCACTGCCCGGCTGAATTCAATCAAGCCGCCTACGCGGGTTTTTCGGATAGCGTCAGTAGCTTCTTTTTCGGAGCGGATATTGAGCAATTCCGGAAATGCCTTGAAAAGCTCTTGAATGATGTTGTTCTGTTCCTTATTGCTGCTGCAATATGGGGTTTCGCGAAAAATACATCTATAATCATGTAGTTCTTGCGCTCGGTCGAATCCTTCGCCATAAACCCCACCGCCTGCTCTTGGCACCTCATTAGTGCCCGTAGCCACAATGTTTCCGCGCGGATCAACGAGTGCGGCTCCGACTTGGCGAGACATGCACGCGCTACGAAGTCTTGCAGAATGAGCGTGGTGCATTGCCGTCTCGGCGATAGTCGGCCGGACAACTTTGTTCATAGTCATCAACTGCACGAAACGACGCAGCGGCTCGTTCATATTCGTTTGGTTCGGATGGGCTTTGTCTGAATTATCAACAAAGAAGTCAGCTTCATGAAAAGTTTCCGTAACATGCTGACCATGTTTGTCAGGTGCATCAGCGTCGCGATCCATGAATTTCGCAACTTTTTCTTTTGCCTCTGGTTGCGACCGAACGTTAAAGCGAAAGCAGTTTTCTAATAGACGCCGTTCCCGCTCTTCCGGCGCACATACAACACCCACTAGCGCAAAAGCGTCCTGGTAAACGCGCCGGAGGAGATGAGCTTCGGCGGGGTGGCGAAGGGAATCGATTATGAACGCCCTTGGTTTGCCATCAGGAATAACGGGTGCTTGCTCCTCGACCTTGACACCCGTTGCATCGGCGCGAAGAACCATGATTTTTTTAATGATCGCGCGGGCGACAGCCGCGTGATCATTAGTCATCCGCCGCATATCATCGCCGCGATCTTGCATCATTTCCATGGCGTCTAGCGTTTTTTGCCCACCGTCTGCAATCGACGGCAGGGCTAGGCCTTTAGAGTTCGCCCATTCCCGAATAACTTCACTCCCTTTCACAATTTTTACGTCAAAGGGGGTGCTGT
It contains:
- a CDS encoding anti-phage dCTP deaminase, which gives rise to MALAQAKTTPTAAPRGESSQEMLKRSRSNELFIAIVGPAGAGVGTCALALKSLLESEVVNSTPFDVKIVKGSEVIREWANSKGLALPSIADGGQKTLDAMEMMQDRGDDMRRMTNDHAAVARAIIKKIMVLRADATGVKVEEQAPVIPDGKPRAFIIDSLRHPAEAHLLRRVYQDAFALVGVVCAPEERERRLLENCFRFNVRSQPEAKEKVAKFMDRDADAPDKHGQHVTETFHEADFFVDNSDKAHPNQTNMNEPLRRFVQLMTMNKVVRPTIAETAMHHAHSARLRSACMSRQVGAALVDPRGNIVATGTNEVPRAGGGVYGEGFDRAQELHDYRCIFRETPYCSSNKEQNNIIQELFKAFPELLNIRSEKEATDAIRKTRVGGLIEFSRAVHAEMDAILSAARVGVSPVGCRLFVTTFPCHYCARHIVTAGIDEVQYIEPYPKSRAMHLHSDSIVTTEVGWAVPSRALARQEIDDEQTAKEAREAEHARVLFRPFTGVAPRMYARAFLKDRDYKDKTTGDMQLGTPDWGGPWDLFQVPYTKLEAELSEAF